Genomic segment of Raphanus sativus cultivar WK10039 unplaced genomic scaffold, ASM80110v3 Scaffold0991, whole genome shotgun sequence:
CCAACAAAAAGGATATCCTATATTATTATCAGAGGTAAATCGAAAACAGATGCCCTAATGGATTTGCATGTTAGCCTTCCGTGGGAACTAGAGGAAGATATACTCTCTCGCCTTCCACCTCAATCTCTTCTCCGATTCAGAGCCGTGTCTAAGAGATGGAACTCTGTTTTCAAAGACAAGAGATTTATCAACAACCACTTGTCTCTCTCTCGTCCCCAGTTCATCTTCCTGaccaaatcaaaaatttattcGATAGACATCATCGATCGAAGGACAAAATTGCGTGAGCTACACTCTTCCTGCAGGGATTTAAATTTGCAATACAAAAGAATCACTACTTGCGATGATCTCTTGTTCTGTAGATATCCTCCATTCTGTTCGAAGAAGGAGACAGCGCTCTGGAATCCATGGTTGAGACAGTTTAACTTGATCAAGATCAACTTGTCCGTGGGCAAAGAGTTCAGTGTTTTCGGCTTAGGATACGACAACAGTAGACCCCAAAAGGTTCACAAGCTTTTACTGTACTGCCCACCACCTCAGGAAACTGCGATCTACGACTGTGCCTCTCACGTGTTGAGGTATATCAAAACACCTTACGAGGTAGACATATCTGAAATAGCTAGACGGTCACATGTGTCCTTGTATGGAAATTTGTATTGGATGGCTTACAATCTCCAGACTTGTCAGTATTTAATCCAAAGCTTTAATTTCTCGATGGAGATTTTCAAACCCTTTGGTCTCATTCCTTTACCAGATAAGCCTTGTTTGTATGGTCTTCGCCTTGCGGTTTGGAAAGGAGATAGGTTTTCCTTGTTAAAGCAAACCTATTCTAAAAGGAAGATTGAAATTTGGGTAATGGAGAATAAGATTGATGATAAAGAAGAAGTGGTGTGGATAAACTTGATGACCTTGACAGCAACTAACTTGCCAGAGTTGTTTCATAAGATGTATGGCGTTAGTTACTTCATCTATGACAAGACCCTATTCATGTGTTGTAGCGACGATAAAGATAAACATCCTTGCATATATATTGCGAAGGGAGACGTGTGCAATAAGATTCAGATAGGGTATGGCCAAGTC
This window contains:
- the LOC130494528 gene encoding protein SUPPRESSOR OF NIM1 1-like, which codes for MDLHVSLPWELEEDILSRLPPQSLLRFRAVSKRWNSVFKDKRFINNHLSLSRPQFIFLTKSKIYSIDIIDRRTKLRELHSSCRDLNLQYKRITTCDDLLFCRYPPFCSKKETALWNPWLRQFNLIKINLSVGKEFSVFGLGYDNSRPQKVHKLLLYCPPPQETAIYDCASHVLRYIKTPYEVDISEIARRSHVSLYGNLYWMAYNLQTCQYLIQSFNFSMEIFKPFGLIPLPDKPCLYGLRLAVWKGDRFSLLKQTYSKRKIEIWVMENKIDDKEEVVWINLMTLTATNLPELFHKMYGVSYFIYDKTLFMCCSDDKDKHPCIYIAKGDVCNKIQIGYGQVGWFSHCAYVPNLTPVPLEFQI